In the genome of Thermodesulfobacteriota bacterium, the window CACCCTGGAAGGTTTCCGGCACCAGGGCCTGGGCGCTTTTTCCGTGCAGTACCATCCCGAGGCGTCGCCCGGCCCCCATGACGCCCGGTACCTGTTTGACGATTTTGTAAAACTGATGAAAGCGCATCATGCCTAAACGGACCGACCTTCATAAGATCATGATCATCGGCGCCGGCCCCATCGTCATCGGCCAGGCCTGTGAGTTTGACTATTCCGGCACCCAGGCCTGCAAGGCCCTGAGGGAAGAAGGCTATGAGGTGGTGCTGGTCAACAGCAACCCGGCCACCATCATGACCGACCCGGAAATGGCCGACCGCACCTATATCGAACCGGTGACGCCGGAAGTGGTGGCCCGGATCATCGAACAGGAGCGTCCGGACGCCCTGCTGCCCACCCTGGGCGGCCAGACCGGCTTAAATACGGCCGTAAAAACAGCCGAGATGGGGGTGCTGGAAAAATACGGGGTAGAGATGATCGGCGCCTCCCTGGAGGCCATTGAAAAAGCCGAGGACCGGGACCGGTTCCGTAAGGCCATGACCGCCATCGGCCTGAAGGTGCCCAGGAGCGGTATCGCCACGGATATGGCCCAGACCCGGGCCATTGCCGCGGAAATCGGGTTCCCGGTCATCATCCGTCCGGCCTATACCCTGGGCGGGACCGGCGGCGGGGTGGCCTACAATCCCGAGGACCTGGACTATATCGCCAAAAAAGGGCTGGACGCCAGTCTCATCCACCAGATCATGGTGGAAGAGTCCATCATGGGATGGAAGGAATTCGAGCTGGAGGTGATGCGGGACCATGCCGACAACGTGGTCATTATCTGTTCCATTGAAAATTTCGATCCCATGGGCGTGCACACCGGGGACAGCATCACCGTGGCCCCGGCCCAGACCCTGACCGACAGGGAATACCAGGTCATGCGCAACGCCGCTATCGCCATTATGCGGGAGATCGGCGTGGACACGGGCGGCTCCAACGTGCAGTTCGCGGTCAATCCGAAGAACGGCGAGATGGTGGTGATCGAAATGAACCCCCGGGTGTCGCGCAGTTCCGCCCTGGCCTCCAAGGCCACCGGCTTTCCCATCGCCAAGATCGCCGCCAAGCTGGCCGTCGGTTACACCTTGGACGAGATTCCCAACGACATCACCGGCGAGACCCTGGCGTCATTTGAACCTTCCATTGATTACTGCGTGGTCAAAATCCCGCGCTGGACCTTTGAAAAATTTCCCGAAACCCCGGACGAACTGACCACCGCCATGAAATCCGTGGGTGAGGCCATGTCCATCGGCCGCACCTTCAAGGAGGCCCTGCAGAAGGGGCTGCGCTCTTTGGAAATCGACCGCTACGGCTTTGGCGCCGACGGCCGGGAGGTGGCCGGCCTGGAACCGTCTCCGCCGGACCTGGACACCATCCGGAGAAAGCTGGCGATACCCAATTCCAACCGGATTTTTTTCCTGCGCCACGCCCTGGAGCAGGGGCTGGCCATCGAGGAAATTTACAATCTCTCCGGTATCGATCCCTGGTTCCTCTGCCAGTTGCGGCAGATCCTGGATTTTGAACAGGAGATCCGGGCCGATGCCGCGGCCAACGGCGGCTTTCCCGGCGATGCCGTTCTCCGCCAGGCCAAGCGGCTGGGGTTTTCCGACCGCCAGATCGGCCATCTGACCGGCCTTGCCGAGCTTGAGGCGGCCGGACGGAGAAAAGCGTCCGGCATCCGTCCGGTGTACAAGCTGGTGGATACCTGCGCCGCCGAGTTCGCGGCGGCCACGCCGTATTACTACTCCACCTATGAGACGGAGTGCGAGGCCCGGGTTTCCGACCGCAAAAAGGTGATGATCCTGGGCGGCGGCCCCAACCGTATCGGTCAGGGGATTGAGTTCGACTACTGCTGCGTCCACGCCTCCTTCGCCCTGAAGGAGGAAGGGGTGGAAAGCATCATGGTCAACAGCAACCCCGAGACCGTCAGCACCGACTATGACACCTCGGACAAACTTTATTTTGAGCCCCTGACCCTGGAAGATGTGCTGCATATCGTGGAAAAGGAGCGGCCGGACGGCGTGATCCTGCAGTTCGGCGGCCAGACGCCGCTGAAGCTGGCCGTGCCCCTGGCCCGGGCGGGCGTTCCCATCCTGGGCACCAGCCCGGAAAGCATCGACCGGGCCGAGGACCGCAAGCTGTTCCAGGCCATGCTTAAAAAGCTCAACCTGGTTCAGCCGGCCAATGATCTGGCCGTCGACGTGGCCGGGGCCGTGGCCGCGGCCGAACGGATCGGCTACCCGGTCATCGTCCGGCCGTCGTATGTGCTGGGCGGCCGGGCCATGAAGATCGTGTATGACCGCAAGTCCCTGGAGAATTTTACCGCCTATGCCATCAGCGTGGCGCCGGATCATCCGGTGCTGATCGACCAGTTTCTGGAGGACGCCACCGAGCTGGACGTGGACGCCATCTGTGACGGCGAGCGGACGATCATCGGCGGCATCATGGAGCACATCGAGGCGGCCGGGGTTCATTCCGGAGATTCGGCCTGCGTTCTGCCGCCCTACAGCCTGGACAAGGATATTTTAGAGCAGGTGGCGGCCGCCACCCGGGCCATGGCCCGGGAGCTGAACGTCATCGGCCTGATGAACGTCCAGTACGCCATCAAAGGCGGCCGGGTGTTCGTCCTGGAAGTCAACCCCCGGGCCTCCCGGACCATTCCCTTTGTCAGCAAGGCCACCGGCGTGCCCCTGGCCAAGCTGGCCACCAAGGTCATGCTCGGCCGGACCCTGGCGGACCTGGGCCTGACCAGAGAAGTTATCCCCGGCCATGTCTCGGTCAAGGAGGCGGTCATGCCCTTCAACCGCTTCCCCGACGTGGACACCCTCCTGGGCCCGGAGATGAAGTCCACCGGTGAAGTCATGGGCATCAATGCCGCCTTCGGGCCGGCCTTTGCCAAGGCCCAGCTCGGGGCCGGGCAGAACCTGCCGACTTCAGGCACCGTGTTCATCAGCGTGGAAGACAGCGACAAGCCCAAGATGCTTCAGGTGGCCCAGATTTTTCATGACACCGGCTTTTCCATCCTGGCCACCAAGGGCACGGCCGCTTTTCTGCTGCACCACCATATTCCCGCTAAAGAGATCCACAAGGTCTCCTCCGGCCGGCCCCACGTGGTCGACGCCATCATCAACCGGGAGATCCATTTTATCGTCAATACCGGAACCGGCAGCGAGACCCAGCGGGACGGGTACCAGATCCGCCGGTCAGCCCTGAAGTTTTCCATCCCCTACGCCACCACCATCGCCGGCGCCCTGGCCATGGCCCACGGCGTGGCCGCCCTGGCCAGAGGGCCGGTCACGGTCAAGCCCATCCAGGAATACCACCGCTGACGGTTTTGTAAAAAGCGTAATATTCGTTGGGGTTGGTCACCGGTTCAGAACGACCACGTCCGGAACCGGTTTGATGAAATTCTGGCGCAGGCTGTAGGTATAGGCGCCCTGGGCGGGAATCATCAGGATATCGCCCACCTGGATATCCTGCCCGAAATAACTGTATCCCCAGACATCATGCGGCGTGCACAAGGCGCCCAGAACATGGCAGGGCCGTTCCGTCAGGTCCGGCCGGGTCAGGTTCAGCACCGGAAAATAATCGGTTTCAAACCGTTCCCAGCCGATGGTGTTGGTGCCGGCATCGGTGATAACCAGGTCGTCGCCTTTTTTATCCACCACGCTCATTAAAAGCTGCATGGCCTCGTGGCAGATCCAGCGGCCGGGTTCAAGGCAGATCCGGCAGGCGGTAACCGGCCAGATGCTTTCTGTCACCGCCCGGCCGATTTCCCGGGCAAATACCGTAATCGGCTCAGCGGCAAGCCGATAGTGGGGTCGGCATTTACGCGAAGGGTTATGTTCCGGTGTCCCGGTTTCGCCTTCCGGCAACTGGTGCAGCCATTCGCCCTGCTCCGGCCAGTAGCCGCCGCCGATATCAATAAACGCCAGTTGCCGGGTAAATGCTTCCGGCATAGCGGCAAGCAGCGCCCCCAGGGTCCGGATAAAGTCGGCGTGAGCCCGCGGGGTCAGGTTCCAGCTGGTGTGAAACTGGATTCCCCGCAGGTCGATGTGGGGACACCGAAGGGCGGCCTGTTGAAATTCCGGGAGCTGGTCCGGGAGAATGCCGAATTTTCTCCACAACCCCGATGGATTGGTGGTCAGGCGCACGCCGGCGCGAACGGTCGTGTTGGCGGCGGCGGCAATGGGCTCAAGCCGCTGCAGCTCTCCGAAGCTGTCGATCAGCACCGTCACCCGGCCGGCGTTGTCGACGGCGAGCTTCAGTTCATCGGCTGTTTTTCCGGGGCCGCTGAAAACGATGTTGTCCGCCCCGAGATCAAGGGCCATCCGCAGCTCCAGGCCGCTGGACACATCCAGCCCGAATCCGGATTCCAGAAGCGTTCGGGCCACACCGGGATGATTATTGCTCTTGACCGCGAAATAAAAACCGGTTTCGGGCAAAACCGGCTGAAACGCTTTCTTGAACCGGTCAGCCTGACGGGTCAGCACGTCCGGCTCCAGGACATACAGCGGCCGGCCATTCTCCCGGAAGAGCCGCAGATAGGTCTCCCGGCGGTCAAACCAGGATTGAACAAAAGAAGCCAGCGCCTCGGCCGGCAGTATCGCCTGGTCAGGGGTCGGATGATGGGTCATCGGGGTTCGATCTCCACGTTCAAACGGTTCAACAGATCCCGGCACTCTTCCGGTGCGGTTTGGCGGCTTTCAGGGGCGAAAATGATGCTGCCCAGGAGGAAAGATTCATAATCATCCGGCGGGATCCGGATGGTGTCGCCGGGACGGCGCAGGGGAAAAATTTCTTTTACCCGGGGATCACCGGCAATGGTCTTCCAGTCAACTATTTTCAACACGCCGCCTTGGCCGGCGTGAACGCGCAGGCCCGCCATGGGCCGGACAGGGGGAAGGGATTCCAGTTCCAGCGGCCGGTTCTGGGCCAGGTCCAGCGTCAGGGTCAGCATGTCAAGGCCCAGGGCATGACGGATCAGGGCGGGAAGGCAGTCTCCGCCCGGCCGGGGGGTGATTTCCAGCAAAAAGATCTGTCCGTCGCGCACCATGAAATCGGTCATGCAGACACCCCGGGTAAGCCCCAGGGCGGTCGCGGCCCTGGCCAGATTACGGCAGAGGTCCTGGCGGTCGACGCCCGGCAGGGAGTCGATCAGGACGTACCCCATGGTGGTGCCGAAAGCGGTCGTGGTGCAGGAAGGCAGTTTTTCTGACAGTCGGATCAGCCGGGCCCGGTTGTTCTCCAGCAGGAAATCACAGCTGAATTCAGGCGCCCGGATAAACTCTTCAGCAATAACAGGGGCCGAGTGAACGGACCGGTCGCTGTAAAGCCGGTTGTTCGACCGCCGGGCAAGGCCTTCCTCAATGACCGCATATGCCTGCCGGCAATCCGCTTCGGTGCGGCAGCAGAAGACCAGTTCGCTACCGCTGCCCGACACCGGTTTGAGCACGCAGTCGGCACCCAGTTGGCGAAAAAAGGCAACGGACTCGTCGGCCGTCCTGACAGCGGCCACCCGGGGAGCGGACAGACCGTTTCGCAGCCATATTCTTTTGGAAGCAGACTTGTCCCGGCAGTTGGAAACCGCTTCCGGGGAAGGAAATGGCAAAGAAAAATATCCGGCCAGGAGCGCGG includes:
- a CDS encoding ATP-grasp domain-containing protein — translated: MAPDRRVLVVGTTPDYIDWIRRACPQRSVFVTDQDIRRKAREPAPAPDEEVLCDLTDMDRLRQAVTAHLGQWHLTVNGVACFDCESLAPAALLAGYFSLPFPSPEAVSNCRDKSASKRIWLRNGLSAPRVAAVRTADESVAFFRQLGADCVLKPVSGSGSELVFCCRTEADCRQAYAVIEEGLARRSNNRLYSDRSVHSAPVIAEEFIRAPEFSCDFLLENNRARLIRLSEKLPSCTTTAFGTTMGYVLIDSLPGVDRQDLCRNLARAATALGLTRGVCMTDFMVRDGQIFLLEITPRPGGDCLPALIRHALGLDMLTLTLDLAQNRPLELESLPPVRPMAGLRVHAGQGGVLKIVDWKTIAGDPRVKEIFPLRRPGDTIRIPPDDYESFLLGSIIFAPESRQTAPEECRDLLNRLNVEIEPR
- a CDS encoding alanine racemase is translated as MTHHPTPDQAILPAEALASFVQSWFDRRETYLRLFRENGRPLYVLEPDVLTRQADRFKKAFQPVLPETGFYFAVKSNNHPGVARTLLESGFGLDVSSGLELRMALDLGADNIVFSGPGKTADELKLAVDNAGRVTVLIDSFGELQRLEPIAAAANTTVRAGVRLTTNPSGLWRKFGILPDQLPEFQQAALRCPHIDLRGIQFHTSWNLTPRAHADFIRTLGALLAAMPEAFTRQLAFIDIGGGYWPEQGEWLHQLPEGETGTPEHNPSRKCRPHYRLAAEPITVFAREIGRAVTESIWPVTACRICLEPGRWICHEAMQLLMSVVDKKGDDLVITDAGTNTIGWERFETDYFPVLNLTRPDLTERPCHVLGALCTPHDVWGYSYFGQDIQVGDILMIPAQGAYTYSLRQNFIKPVPDVVVLNR
- the carB gene encoding carbamoyl-phosphate synthase large subunit, which translates into the protein MPKRTDLHKIMIIGAGPIVIGQACEFDYSGTQACKALREEGYEVVLVNSNPATIMTDPEMADRTYIEPVTPEVVARIIEQERPDALLPTLGGQTGLNTAVKTAEMGVLEKYGVEMIGASLEAIEKAEDRDRFRKAMTAIGLKVPRSGIATDMAQTRAIAAEIGFPVIIRPAYTLGGTGGGVAYNPEDLDYIAKKGLDASLIHQIMVEESIMGWKEFELEVMRDHADNVVIICSIENFDPMGVHTGDSITVAPAQTLTDREYQVMRNAAIAIMREIGVDTGGSNVQFAVNPKNGEMVVIEMNPRVSRSSALASKATGFPIAKIAAKLAVGYTLDEIPNDITGETLASFEPSIDYCVVKIPRWTFEKFPETPDELTTAMKSVGEAMSIGRTFKEALQKGLRSLEIDRYGFGADGREVAGLEPSPPDLDTIRRKLAIPNSNRIFFLRHALEQGLAIEEIYNLSGIDPWFLCQLRQILDFEQEIRADAAANGGFPGDAVLRQAKRLGFSDRQIGHLTGLAELEAAGRRKASGIRPVYKLVDTCAAEFAAATPYYYSTYETECEARVSDRKKVMILGGGPNRIGQGIEFDYCCVHASFALKEEGVESIMVNSNPETVSTDYDTSDKLYFEPLTLEDVLHIVEKERPDGVILQFGGQTPLKLAVPLARAGVPILGTSPESIDRAEDRKLFQAMLKKLNLVQPANDLAVDVAGAVAAAERIGYPVIVRPSYVLGGRAMKIVYDRKSLENFTAYAISVAPDHPVLIDQFLEDATELDVDAICDGERTIIGGIMEHIEAAGVHSGDSACVLPPYSLDKDILEQVAAATRAMARELNVIGLMNVQYAIKGGRVFVLEVNPRASRTIPFVSKATGVPLAKLATKVMLGRTLADLGLTREVIPGHVSVKEAVMPFNRFPDVDTLLGPEMKSTGEVMGINAAFGPAFAKAQLGAGQNLPTSGTVFISVEDSDKPKMLQVAQIFHDTGFSILATKGTAAFLLHHHIPAKEIHKVSSGRPHVVDAIINREIHFIVNTGTGSETQRDGYQIRRSALKFSIPYATTIAGALAMAHGVAALARGPVTVKPIQEYHR